A section of the Cutibacterium granulosum genome encodes:
- a CDS encoding DUF2599 domain-containing protein codes for MKKALLLAVVTTCAVTPTITSVSPAHAAVSPTPSAATPSSTRHTGHAAIGAETNVIDHIVVEQTNQGLRAHVHLRREGFRPSMRLHPQISGDKVYQEYERKSPSSVHGRKFRNQLVCHLATVGYWKNPWNLEAWRPDVGYARTVLAACNPGDERTVTP; via the coding sequence ATGAAGAAGGCGCTTCTCCTGGCAGTCGTCACCACATGTGCTGTCACCCCTACGATCACATCTGTTTCCCCAGCTCACGCAGCCGTTTCCCCCACTCCTTCAGCAGCCACACCGTCGTCCACCCGCCACACCGGCCATGCGGCAATCGGCGCAGAGACGAACGTCATCGATCACATCGTCGTGGAGCAGACCAACCAAGGCCTTCGCGCCCACGTCCACCTTCGCAGGGAGGGATTCCGTCCTTCCATGAGGCTGCACCCCCAGATCAGCGGGGACAAGGTCTACCAGGAGTACGAACGCAAGTCACCGTCCTCGGTGCACGGCCGAAAGTTCCGCAACCAGCTCGTGTGCCATCTGGCAACCGTCGGATACTGGAAGAATCCATGGAATCTTGAGGCGTGGCGACCAGATGTCGGCTATGCCAGAACGGTTCTGGCAGCATGCAACCCCGGCGACGAAAGGACGGTGACCCCATGA
- a CDS encoding cutinase family protein, which produces MNRSGARGVLGVVMAMIMTMFCSPAAQADAVLTPGARVTKAVGVAAADSHLPGTVHAPESSDTDEASASARWAGKPVPSTKASSQPCASLLFVGVRGSGEKAPYGTTVSKARDALAARWKGHGSVREVWLDYPATDPHTLADESFTNLLLDDEFPSTKYFDSATEGADKLSDLLDSEGRRCPKEWTVLAGYSQGAQAITEALGRTSVPNRLAGALLMGNPDRYPTQHVQSLDGTADLSGIGMAALLHYLRGQARKAGPNPQERVQSLVQTTIDLHSGNIDTAALRKDLDEAQPQITSEAYPQTYSVCLKDDIVCDSSGYVEKIITMKQTWQDALSAGSQVHHGYNPDVMPESLNAIAARMNTIGTADSQGAPVPHADQEPPRAWGPWQILAIVGGVLVGVLIGAVLGRGKVRAARRRGTTHGTPPRGTRRPARPHGGRPHRDRQRRRRRAK; this is translated from the coding sequence ATGAACCGCAGCGGGGCGAGGGGCGTGTTGGGCGTCGTCATGGCCATGATCATGACGATGTTCTGCTCACCGGCCGCGCAGGCCGACGCGGTACTCACCCCCGGGGCGCGCGTCACCAAGGCAGTGGGCGTGGCGGCAGCCGACTCCCATCTGCCAGGTACCGTCCACGCACCGGAGTCGTCCGACACGGACGAGGCATCTGCCTCAGCCAGGTGGGCGGGCAAACCGGTTCCCTCCACCAAGGCCAGCAGCCAACCATGTGCATCGCTGCTCTTCGTCGGGGTGCGGGGGTCCGGCGAGAAGGCCCCCTACGGCACTACCGTCTCCAAGGCCCGAGACGCCCTTGCCGCCAGGTGGAAGGGGCACGGGAGCGTGCGCGAGGTGTGGTTGGACTACCCTGCCACCGATCCGCACACCTTGGCCGACGAGTCGTTCACCAACCTGCTGCTCGATGACGAGTTCCCGTCGACCAAGTACTTCGACTCGGCCACCGAGGGAGCCGACAAGCTCTCCGACCTGCTCGATTCGGAGGGCAGACGCTGCCCCAAGGAGTGGACGGTGCTTGCCGGCTATTCCCAGGGTGCCCAGGCCATCACCGAGGCGCTGGGACGCACCAGCGTGCCCAACAGGCTGGCCGGGGCCCTGCTCATGGGCAACCCGGACCGCTACCCCACCCAGCACGTCCAGAGCCTTGACGGCACCGCCGACCTGTCCGGCATCGGCATGGCAGCCTTGCTGCACTACCTGCGTGGTCAGGCGCGCAAGGCCGGCCCCAATCCCCAGGAACGTGTGCAGTCCTTGGTGCAGACGACGATCGACCTGCACTCCGGCAACATCGACACCGCCGCCCTGCGCAAGGATCTTGACGAGGCCCAACCTCAGATCACGTCGGAGGCGTACCCACAGACGTACTCCGTGTGCCTCAAGGACGACATCGTCTGCGACTCATCGGGCTACGTCGAGAAGATCATCACCATGAAGCAGACCTGGCAGGACGCCCTGTCAGCGGGCTCGCAGGTACATCACGGATACAACCCCGACGTCATGCCGGAATCCCTCAACGCCATCGCGGCACGCATGAACACGATCGGCACCGCAGACTCCCAGGGCGCGCCGGTGCCCCACGCCGACCAGGAACCACCGAGGGCATGGGGGCCGTGGCAGATTCTCGCCATCGTTGGCGGCGTGCTGGTGGGAGTCCTCATCGGAGCCGTCCTGGGCCGAGGGAAAGTTCGCGCAGCGCGCCGCCGAGGAACCACACACGGCACACCACCACGGGGTACCCGACGCCCCGCACGACCGCATGGGGGGCGACCGCACAGGGACCGGCAACGACGTCGGAGACGAGCCAAGTGA
- a CDS encoding YbhB/YbcL family Raf kinase inhibitor-like protein: MKLETTSFEQGAAIPLRYAHSGAGGENVVPELSWTPGPEGTKSYAITCYDPDAPTGSGFWHWIAADIPADVTHIDAGGPLPQGVREFDSDYQEPGYGGPNPPAGPAHRYVFTVHALPTETLEAPQGAANVQARFAIHTSALDSASIMGTFQQG, encoded by the coding sequence ATGAAACTTGAGACCACGTCGTTCGAGCAGGGAGCTGCGATCCCCCTGCGCTACGCCCATTCCGGGGCAGGCGGTGAGAATGTCGTGCCGGAGCTTTCCTGGACCCCAGGCCCGGAGGGCACCAAGTCCTACGCCATCACCTGCTACGACCCCGATGCCCCCACCGGGTCGGGATTCTGGCACTGGATCGCGGCAGACATCCCGGCCGACGTCACCCACATCGATGCCGGCGGCCCACTGCCACAGGGAGTGCGCGAGTTCGACTCCGACTACCAGGAGCCGGGATACGGTGGCCCCAACCCGCCAGCAGGTCCGGCGCACCGCTACGTCTTCACCGTCCACGCCCTGCCCACCGAGACCCTCGAGGCTCCGCAGGGGGCGGCCAACGTCCAGGCCAGGTTCGCCATCCACACCAGCGCCTTGGACTCCGCCTCGATCATGGGCACCTTCCAGCAGGGCTGA
- a CDS encoding DEAD/DEAH box helicase, protein MRLEDALEDLIDGREPVTDDRAERPRDWQWPGARPIDPDMVIDHIERAVAKDGLSLYEHQEEAIYQMLTGAHVVVTTPTGSGKSLIAAACQFACVGGGGRTYYTAPIKALVSEKFFALCEMFGAQNVGMVTGDASVNASAPIICCTAEILANIALREGSHAQVDQVIMDEFHFIADPDRGWAWQVPLSELPQAQMIIMSATLGDVSWLTTTLEEQIGRDVEVVSGATRPVPLMYEWSMKADHDTIADLVEDGKAPIYIVHPSQKQAVERAQSLTSIKLLSTEERHQIADELKGFPFSRGFGTTIRKYLTAGIGVHHAGMLPKYRRLVESLAQRGLLKVICGTDTLGVGINVPIRTVMFTALTKFDGHRNRVLKSREFHQIAGRAGRAGFDTVGYVVAQAPEHVVANAKALAKAGDDPKKKRKVQRKKPPEGYVDYTEETFDKLITSTPETLHATMRVTDAMVLNVLQRDEDTVTAIQHIIDAAITNPARRRRLYRRGVQIGAGLLRSQVVHRLPEPTPGGRKYAMNEALQDDFALNQPLSGFAAEAIATLDPESPTHAMDVVSVIEATLDNPMAVLYAEQSHARGEKIAAMKAEGYDYQDRMDAVEDVEWPQPLAEMLEALFEIFAPSHPWVSPDALAPKSVVRDMYERAMTFGEFCAFYKVQRSEGLVLRYLTDAYRALRQTVPEAERTEELADVISWLGEVVRSTDSSLIDEWEALTNPETANEPGTGNQEARPVHTFTSNTRAFRVAVRNAMFRRVILAADDDFEALAALEPTGSAMTSDFWEDALGDYWDEFDEIDDGPDARSPAFFVVEESRRGRLWTVRQIINDPDGDHDWSIAATVDLDECDEAGELVVRTRAFTRLD, encoded by the coding sequence GTGCGACTGGAAGATGCCCTGGAAGACCTCATCGATGGCCGGGAACCCGTCACCGACGACCGCGCCGAGCGGCCGCGAGACTGGCAGTGGCCGGGGGCGCGCCCCATCGATCCCGACATGGTCATCGACCACATCGAGCGAGCCGTCGCCAAGGATGGGCTGAGCCTGTACGAGCACCAGGAGGAGGCCATCTACCAGATGCTCACCGGGGCGCACGTCGTCGTCACCACCCCGACCGGCTCCGGCAAGTCGCTCATCGCCGCGGCCTGCCAGTTCGCCTGCGTCGGCGGAGGCGGGCGCACGTACTACACCGCCCCGATCAAGGCCCTCGTCTCGGAGAAGTTCTTCGCCCTGTGCGAGATGTTCGGGGCGCAGAACGTGGGGATGGTCACCGGTGACGCCTCGGTCAACGCGTCCGCCCCCATCATCTGCTGCACCGCGGAGATCTTGGCGAACATCGCACTGCGCGAGGGGTCACACGCCCAGGTGGACCAGGTGATCATGGACGAGTTCCACTTCATCGCCGACCCGGATCGCGGCTGGGCCTGGCAGGTGCCCCTCTCCGAACTTCCCCAGGCCCAGATGATCATCATGAGTGCCACCCTGGGAGACGTCAGCTGGCTCACGACCACGCTGGAGGAGCAGATCGGCCGTGACGTCGAGGTGGTCTCGGGAGCAACTCGCCCGGTACCGCTGATGTACGAATGGTCGATGAAGGCCGACCACGACACCATCGCCGACCTCGTCGAGGACGGCAAGGCACCGATCTACATCGTCCACCCCTCCCAGAAGCAGGCCGTGGAACGTGCCCAGTCGCTCACCTCGATCAAGCTGTTGTCCACCGAGGAACGCCACCAGATTGCCGATGAACTCAAGGGATTCCCGTTCTCACGAGGCTTCGGCACGACGATCCGCAAGTACCTCACCGCTGGTATCGGCGTGCACCACGCCGGAATGCTGCCCAAGTACCGTCGCCTCGTGGAATCGCTGGCCCAACGCGGCCTGCTCAAGGTGATCTGTGGCACGGACACCCTGGGGGTGGGCATCAATGTGCCCATTCGCACCGTCATGTTCACCGCGCTGACGAAATTCGACGGCCACAGGAACCGGGTGCTCAAGTCTCGCGAGTTCCACCAGATCGCCGGACGCGCCGGACGAGCCGGCTTCGACACCGTCGGATACGTCGTCGCCCAAGCCCCCGAGCACGTCGTCGCCAATGCGAAGGCCCTGGCCAAGGCCGGCGACGACCCGAAGAAGAAACGCAAGGTGCAGCGCAAGAAGCCTCCGGAAGGATACGTCGACTACACCGAGGAGACCTTCGACAAACTCATCACCTCCACCCCGGAGACGCTGCACGCCACCATGCGCGTCACCGATGCGATGGTGCTCAACGTGCTGCAACGTGACGAGGACACCGTCACGGCCATCCAGCACATCATCGACGCTGCGATCACCAACCCGGCGCGGCGGCGTCGGCTGTACCGGCGGGGTGTCCAGATCGGGGCGGGTCTGCTGCGCTCCCAGGTGGTGCACCGGCTGCCCGAGCCGACCCCGGGTGGGCGCAAGTACGCCATGAACGAGGCCCTGCAGGACGACTTCGCCCTCAATCAGCCGCTGTCGGGGTTCGCCGCCGAGGCCATCGCCACCCTGGACCCCGAATCGCCCACCCATGCCATGGACGTCGTCAGCGTCATCGAGGCCACCCTGGACAACCCCATGGCCGTGCTCTACGCCGAGCAGAGCCATGCTCGCGGCGAGAAGATCGCAGCCATGAAGGCCGAGGGCTACGACTACCAGGATCGCATGGACGCCGTCGAGGACGTGGAGTGGCCCCAACCGCTTGCAGAGATGCTCGAGGCACTTTTCGAGATCTTCGCACCGAGCCACCCGTGGGTGTCCCCCGATGCCCTGGCCCCCAAGTCCGTGGTGCGCGACATGTACGAACGGGCCATGACCTTTGGCGAGTTCTGCGCGTTCTACAAGGTGCAACGCTCCGAGGGGCTCGTGCTGCGCTACCTCACCGACGCCTACCGTGCCCTGCGCCAGACGGTCCCGGAGGCCGAACGTACCGAGGAGCTGGCGGACGTCATCTCGTGGCTGGGTGAGGTCGTACGCTCCACGGACTCCTCCCTCATTGACGAGTGGGAGGCCCTCACCAATCCCGAGACCGCGAACGAACCAGGAACCGGGAACCAAGAGGCACGTCCGGTGCACACCTTCACCTCCAACACGCGGGCGTTCCGGGTGGCGGTGCGCAATGCCATGTTCCGCAGGGTGATCCTTGCCGCCGACGACGACTTCGAGGCCTTGGCTGCCCTGGAACCGACCGGTTCGGCCATGACGAGCGACTTCTGGGAGGACGCCCTGGGCGACTACTGGGACGAGTTCGACGAGATCGACGACGGACCGGACGCCCGCAGCCCGGCATTCTTCGTCGTCGAGGAGTCCAGGAGGGGGCGGCTGTGGACGGTGCGTCAGATCATCAACGATCCCGACGGCGACCACGACTGGTCCATCGCTGCCACCGTGGACCTGGACGAGTGCGACGAGGCGGGCGAACTCGTCGTCCGCACCCGGGCCTTCACCCGACTCGATTGA
- a CDS encoding bifunctional 4-hydroxy-2-oxoglutarate aldolase/2-dehydro-3-deoxy-phosphogluconate aldolase — MTNDPAQPGDARLEFPAEVARGRLIAVLPSAPASSLMAPVEVMIQERIRAFSLPAHDVELRRALLLIFGVRACFGVHGHLEAQEAAELADDGQCRVGFVLGSGLDDETIASLHEAGVPVADDALTPGEVRHTWARGLDAVQVIPADMASASYGQTLGELAPGVPVIARGGVGSYAVRRWLESGALAVCGDDSLVGDVVEDANMNALRERCRGLRAVVDDVEA; from the coding sequence ATGACCAACGATCCTGCCCAGCCCGGTGACGCCCGCCTCGAGTTTCCCGCAGAGGTTGCCCGGGGGCGGCTCATCGCGGTACTGCCCTCAGCGCCGGCGAGCAGTCTCATGGCCCCGGTCGAGGTGATGATCCAGGAGAGGATTCGTGCGTTCAGCCTGCCGGCACACGACGTCGAGCTGCGCCGAGCACTGCTGCTGATCTTCGGGGTCCGTGCGTGTTTCGGGGTGCATGGCCACCTCGAGGCGCAGGAGGCGGCCGAACTGGCTGACGACGGGCAGTGCCGGGTGGGTTTCGTGCTGGGAAGTGGTCTGGACGACGAGACCATCGCCAGTCTGCACGAGGCTGGCGTCCCGGTGGCCGACGATGCCCTCACCCCCGGTGAGGTACGGCACACCTGGGCACGTGGTCTTGACGCCGTCCAGGTGATACCGGCGGACATGGCCTCGGCCTCCTACGGGCAGACACTGGGCGAGCTCGCGCCGGGGGTCCCTGTTATAGCCCGTGGCGGTGTCGGCAGCTACGCCGTACGACGATGGCTGGAGTCTGGGGCGTTGGCGGTCTGTGGTGACGACTCCCTCGTCGGCGACGTCGTCGAGGACGCCAACATGAATGCGCTGCGGGAACGCTGCCGGGGGTTGCGCGCCGTCGTCGACGACGTCGAGGCGTGA